One genomic segment of Mycolicibacterium gilvum includes these proteins:
- a CDS encoding NUDIX domain-containing protein, which yields MDYIQAVGTREIYRNPWLTIREDDIRRPDGSPGVYAVVDKPTYALVIPRDGERFHLVEQFRYPIGLRRWEFPQGTAPDRADLDGADLAARELREETGLIAASMTEIGLLDVAPGMSSQRGRVFLATGITEGPHDREHEEQDMRSAWFTRAEVERMMRERVITDAQSIAAWMLMHLTGH from the coding sequence GTGGATTACATCCAGGCCGTCGGGACGCGGGAGATCTATCGAAACCCCTGGCTGACGATCCGAGAGGACGACATTCGCAGGCCCGACGGCAGCCCCGGGGTGTACGCGGTGGTGGACAAGCCGACGTATGCGCTGGTGATTCCGCGCGACGGCGAGCGCTTCCACCTCGTCGAGCAGTTCCGTTACCCGATCGGTTTGCGACGGTGGGAGTTCCCGCAGGGCACTGCGCCCGACCGGGCCGACCTCGACGGCGCCGACCTCGCCGCACGTGAGCTCCGCGAGGAGACGGGCCTGATCGCCGCGTCGATGACCGAGATCGGTCTGCTCGACGTCGCCCCGGGGATGAGCAGCCAGCGCGGGAGGGTGTTCCTCGCCACCGGGATCACCGAGGGTCCGCACGACCGCGAGCACGAGGAGCAGGACATGCGCAGCGCCTGGTTCACCCGCGCAGAGGTCGAACGCATGATGCGCGAACGCGTGATCACCGACGCGCAGAGCATCGCCGCATGGATGTTGATGCACCTCACCGGCCACTGA
- a CDS encoding acyl-CoA synthetase, with product MLLASLNPAAVAAGADLGDAVRIDGVSLSRSDLVGAATSVAERVAGASRIAILARPTATTVLAVAGCLIAGVPFVPVPADVGAAERRHILTDSGAQGWLGELPEHADGLAHIPVRMHARSWHRYAEPPPDATAMIIYTSGTTGLPKGVVVSRRAIAADIDMLAHAWQWTPDDTLVHGLPMYHVHGLVLGLLGSLRIGNRFVHTGKPTPDAYAHAVSELGGTLLFGVPTVWSRIVEDGDAARALAPARLLVSGSAALPVPVFDGLATLSGHRPIERYGSTETLITLSTLVSGERRPGWVGMALPGVQTRVVADDGTALPHDGESIGRLHVQSPTLFDGYLNRADATAEVLGDDGWYQTGDVAVIDSGGMHRIVGRESVDLIKSGGFRIGAGEIETVLLGHAGVREAAVIGAPDEDLGQRIVAFVVGAAEPDELIDYVARQLSAHKRPREVRIVESLPRNAMGKVMKKELAQWV from the coding sequence GTGCTGTTGGCGTCCTTGAACCCTGCGGCCGTCGCCGCCGGTGCCGACCTCGGTGATGCGGTGCGCATCGACGGGGTGTCGTTGAGTCGGAGTGATCTCGTCGGGGCGGCGACCTCGGTGGCCGAACGGGTCGCCGGTGCGTCGCGGATCGCGATCCTGGCCCGGCCGACCGCGACGACGGTGCTGGCCGTCGCCGGCTGCCTGATCGCCGGAGTGCCATTCGTCCCGGTGCCCGCCGACGTCGGGGCCGCCGAGCGACGACACATCCTGACCGACTCGGGTGCGCAGGGATGGCTCGGTGAACTGCCCGAGCACGCCGACGGACTCGCGCACATTCCCGTGCGGATGCACGCCCGGTCCTGGCACCGCTACGCCGAGCCGCCCCCGGACGCGACGGCGATGATCATCTACACCTCGGGCACCACCGGATTGCCCAAAGGCGTCGTGGTCAGCAGGCGCGCGATCGCCGCCGACATCGACATGCTGGCCCACGCGTGGCAGTGGACCCCCGACGACACCCTGGTCCACGGGCTGCCGATGTATCACGTGCACGGCCTCGTGCTGGGACTGCTCGGGTCGCTGCGGATCGGGAACCGCTTCGTGCACACCGGGAAACCGACTCCTGACGCGTACGCCCACGCGGTCAGCGAGCTGGGCGGCACGCTGCTGTTCGGGGTCCCGACGGTGTGGTCGCGGATCGTCGAGGACGGTGATGCCGCACGTGCGCTCGCCCCGGCCCGCCTGCTCGTGTCGGGAAGTGCGGCACTGCCGGTGCCGGTGTTCGACGGGCTGGCCACGTTGAGCGGGCACCGGCCGATCGAGCGCTACGGCAGCACCGAGACACTCATCACGCTGAGCACCCTGGTCTCGGGGGAGCGCCGGCCCGGCTGGGTCGGGATGGCGCTGCCGGGTGTGCAGACCCGGGTGGTCGCCGACGACGGCACGGCACTGCCGCACGACGGGGAGTCGATCGGCCGGCTGCACGTGCAGAGCCCCACGCTGTTCGACGGATACCTCAACCGTGCCGACGCGACGGCCGAGGTGCTCGGCGACGACGGCTGGTACCAGACCGGTGACGTCGCCGTCATCGACTCCGGCGGGATGCACCGCATCGTCGGCCGGGAGTCGGTCGATCTCATCAAGAGCGGCGGATTCCGCATCGGCGCCGGCGAGATCGAGACGGTGCTGCTCGGCCATGCCGGGGTGCGGGAGGCCGCCGTGATCGGAGCGCCCGACGAAGACCTCGGGCAGCGGATCGTCGCGTTCGTGGTGGGCGCGGCGGAGCCCGACGAGCTGATCGATTACGTGGCCAGACAGCTGTCGGCGCACAAGCGGCCCCGCGAGGTCCGGATCGTCGAGAGCCTGCCGCGCAACGCGATGGGCAAGGTGATGAAGAAGGAACTGGCGCAGTGGGTTTGA
- a CDS encoding bifunctional proline dehydrogenase/L-glutamate gamma-semialdehyde dehydrogenase, giving the protein MTRIGGDEHLVSEVETLVRRWLDDAAGHRVAPAARRLADVLRDPGGLDFTVGFVDRVIRPDDPRVAAANLRELARTAPGFLPWHLRLLIRLGAAVSVVLPGVVIPIASRALREMVGHLLADATDARLGRSIERIRRRGVNLNVNLLGEAVLGRREARRRLTGTERLLARPDVDYVSIKVSASVPPHSVWAFDEAVDHIEQSLLPLFTQAATAATPKFINLDMEEYRDLELTIAVFTRLLDRPELRTLEAGIVLQAYLPDALSAMIRLQDWARDRRQRGGTGIKVRLVKGANLPMEHVEASLHGWPVATWPTKQDTDTNYKRVLNYALQSDHIDNVRIGVAGHNLFDVAYAWILAGRRGVRDGVEFEMLLGMADAQAEAVRATVGNLLLYVPVVHPEDFDVAIAYLVRRLEEGASQDNFMSAVFELHSDDTLFRRERDRFAASLAAVDDGVPPPNRRQDRRTDDPAAAMRDVFSNVADTDPALPGNRAWGRAVTERIAGSTAGCALVDEFTVTTVDELDGVISRGVDAGSRWAALSGAQRAAVLRRAAATLEGCRATLLEVMASETGKTLDQGDPEVSEAVDFANYYASLAEELDRVDGATARPVGLTVVTPPWNFPVAIPAGSTLAALATGSAVVIKPATQARRCGSLMVQALWDAGIPRDALQLVHLDEGELGARLISDARVDRLILTGAFDTAALFRSFRPDLALLAETSGKNAIVITPHADVDLAVKDLVYSAFGHAGQKCSAASLGILVGSVGRSTRFRDQLVDAVSSLNVGYPTDPTVQMGPVVEPAEGKLLRALTTLGPGETWLVEPRRLDDTGRLWSPGVKTGVRRGSEFHLTEYFGPVLGLMQARDLDEAIAMQNQVDYGLTAGLHSLDRREIERWIDRVEAGNAYVNRSTVGAIVARQPFGGWKKSSVGAGAKAGGPNYLIGLSEWDTAPAAKAGRLTPEINEFLSAAAGLDLSAADLEFLGRSLKSDALAWEQEFGEARDVAALTAEKNILRYRPVPVTVRTEGGHTASLLRVVAAGLLSGAGITLSSAAPLDPALAGMLRSRGVTVRDDDPGSWRKLLRGNAPTRVRLIGGSREAFAEDSGGRADIALYAQPVVEAGRIELLTFLREQAVSVTAHRFGSPTALVDGLLDGPHAG; this is encoded by the coding sequence ATGACGCGCATCGGCGGCGACGAGCACCTGGTGTCCGAAGTCGAAACCCTGGTCCGGCGCTGGCTCGACGACGCGGCGGGACACCGCGTCGCACCTGCGGCACGACGGCTCGCCGACGTGCTGCGCGACCCCGGCGGGCTCGATTTCACCGTCGGGTTCGTCGACCGCGTGATCCGCCCGGACGACCCCCGCGTCGCGGCGGCGAACCTGCGCGAGCTGGCCCGCACCGCGCCCGGGTTCCTGCCGTGGCATCTGCGGCTGCTCATCAGGCTCGGTGCGGCAGTATCCGTCGTCCTACCCGGCGTCGTGATCCCGATCGCCTCCCGCGCCCTGCGCGAGATGGTCGGCCATCTCCTGGCCGACGCGACCGACGCCCGCCTCGGCCGCTCCATCGAGCGGATCCGCCGTCGCGGGGTCAACCTCAACGTCAACCTCCTCGGCGAGGCGGTGCTGGGGCGGCGCGAAGCGCGACGGCGCCTGACGGGCACCGAGCGGCTCCTGGCCAGACCCGACGTCGACTACGTGTCGATCAAGGTCTCGGCGAGCGTGCCTCCGCATTCGGTTTGGGCGTTCGACGAGGCCGTCGACCACATCGAGCAGAGCCTGCTGCCGCTGTTCACCCAGGCGGCGACCGCGGCCACCCCCAAGTTCATCAACCTCGACATGGAGGAATACCGCGATCTGGAGCTGACGATCGCGGTGTTCACCCGTCTGCTCGACCGGCCGGAACTACGCACCCTCGAGGCCGGCATCGTGTTGCAGGCCTATCTGCCCGATGCCCTGAGCGCGATGATCCGGCTCCAGGACTGGGCCCGCGACCGCAGGCAGCGCGGCGGTACCGGCATCAAGGTGCGTCTGGTCAAAGGCGCCAATCTGCCGATGGAGCACGTCGAGGCGTCCCTGCACGGCTGGCCGGTCGCCACGTGGCCGACCAAGCAGGACACCGACACCAACTACAAGCGAGTGCTGAACTACGCCCTGCAGTCCGACCACATCGACAACGTGCGCATCGGCGTCGCCGGTCACAATCTGTTCGACGTCGCCTACGCGTGGATCCTGGCCGGGCGGCGCGGCGTCCGCGACGGCGTCGAGTTCGAGATGCTGCTGGGCATGGCCGACGCCCAGGCCGAGGCGGTGCGGGCGACGGTCGGAAACCTGCTGCTCTACGTGCCCGTGGTGCACCCCGAGGACTTCGACGTGGCGATCGCCTACCTGGTGCGTCGGCTCGAGGAAGGCGCCAGCCAGGACAACTTCATGTCGGCGGTCTTCGAATTGCACAGCGACGACACACTTTTCCGCCGTGAGCGGGACCGGTTCGCCGCATCACTGGCCGCCGTCGACGACGGTGTTCCCCCGCCCAACCGCCGGCAGGACAGGCGGACCGACGATCCGGCGGCCGCGATGCGGGACGTGTTCTCCAACGTCGCCGACACGGATCCGGCGCTGCCGGGCAACCGGGCGTGGGGACGCGCGGTCACCGAGCGCATCGCGGGGTCGACTGCGGGGTGCGCGCTGGTGGACGAATTCACCGTCACGACGGTCGACGAGCTCGACGGGGTGATCTCCCGCGGTGTCGACGCAGGCTCGCGGTGGGCGGCCCTGTCGGGAGCGCAGCGCGCCGCCGTTCTGCGTCGCGCCGCGGCGACGCTGGAGGGCTGTCGCGCCACGCTGTTGGAGGTGATGGCCTCCGAGACGGGCAAGACCCTGGACCAGGGCGACCCCGAGGTCTCCGAGGCCGTCGATTTCGCCAACTACTATGCCTCGCTGGCCGAGGAGCTCGACCGTGTCGACGGCGCCACCGCGCGGCCGGTCGGGCTCACCGTGGTGACGCCGCCATGGAACTTCCCGGTCGCGATCCCCGCGGGTTCGACCCTGGCCGCGCTGGCCACCGGGAGCGCCGTGGTGATCAAACCCGCCACGCAGGCCAGGAGGTGCGGGTCGCTCATGGTGCAGGCGCTCTGGGATGCCGGGATTCCGCGCGACGCACTGCAATTGGTCCACCTCGACGAAGGCGAGCTGGGCGCCCGGCTCATCTCCGACGCGCGGGTCGACCGACTGATCCTGACCGGCGCGTTCGACACCGCCGCGCTGTTCCGCAGTTTCCGGCCCGACCTGGCCCTGCTGGCCGAGACCAGCGGCAAGAACGCGATCGTGATCACCCCCCACGCCGACGTCGACCTGGCCGTGAAAGACCTGGTGTACTCGGCGTTCGGGCATGCCGGGCAGAAGTGCTCGGCGGCCTCGCTGGGCATCCTGGTGGGTTCGGTGGGACGCTCGACCCGATTCCGGGACCAGCTCGTCGACGCCGTCAGCTCGCTGAACGTCGGCTATCCGACCGACCCCACCGTCCAGATGGGTCCGGTCGTCGAACCTGCAGAGGGCAAACTGCTGCGGGCGCTCACCACGCTGGGGCCGGGGGAGACGTGGCTTGTGGAGCCACGGCGGCTCGACGACACCGGCCGGCTGTGGTCGCCCGGGGTCAAGACCGGGGTGCGGCGCGGTTCGGAATTCCATCTCACCGAATACTTCGGTCCCGTACTGGGTTTGATGCAGGCCCGCGACCTCGACGAGGCGATCGCGATGCAGAACCAGGTCGACTACGGGTTGACGGCCGGCCTGCACAGTCTCGACCGGCGCGAGATCGAGCGCTGGATCGACCGGGTCGAGGCAGGCAATGCCTACGTCAACCGGTCGACGGTCGGGGCCATCGTGGCGCGCCAGCCGTTCGGGGGCTGGAAGAAGTCCTCGGTCGGTGCCGGGGCCAAGGCCGGCGGCCCGAACTATCTGATCGGGCTCAGCGAGTGGGACACCGCCCCGGCGGCGAAAGCCGGCCGACTGACCCCGGAAATCAACGAATTCCTCTCCGCCGCAGCAGGTCTGGACCTGAGCGCGGCGGATCTGGAATTCCTCGGGCGATCTCTGAAGTCGGATGCGCTGGCCTGGGAGCAGGAGTTCGGCGAGGCCCGCGACGTGGCGGCGCTGACCGCGGAGAAGAACATCCTGCGCTACCGCCCGGTGCCGGTGACCGTGCGGACCGAGGGCGGGCACACCGCGTCGCTGCTCCGGGTGGTCGCCGCGGGTCTGCTGTCCGGCGCCGGGATCACGCTGTCGAGCGCCGCGCCGCTGGACCCCGCGCTCGCGGGCATGCTGCGGTCGCGCGGAGTCACCGTGCGCGACGACGATCCCGGCAGCTGGCGGAAGCTGTTGCGCGGCAACGCTCCGACGCGGGTCCGGCTGATCGGCGGGAGTCGCGAGGCCTTCGCCGAGGACAGCGGCGGCAGGGCGGACATCGCGCTCTACGCGCAACCGGTGGTCGAGGCCGGGCGGATCGAGCTGCTCACCTTCCTGCGGGAACAGGCGGTCTCGGTGACCGCGCACCGGTTCGGTTCACCGACAGCCCTCGTCGACGGACTGCTCGACGGGCCTCACGCCGGGTAG
- a CDS encoding IS1380 family transposase gives MQLSHTRPVASARFDDPNLVSCAGLVPMAALAHQCGLSSLADEHITVPTDKGANAGAKVLSLVAGMVAGADSIDDMALLRHGAMGTVFDRPYAPSTLGSFLREFSFGHVRQLDAVAARLLAGLHERTPVLAGVDGPVCVDLDDTIIEVHGYTKQGSGYGYSGVRGLNALIATLTTEHGAPIICGQRLRKGACGSARGAARIVGDTLATVTRLRSSAAATRPLLRADSAFYGYPTVAAALRGGADVSITVRLDPKVKAAIAAIPEDAWIPIQYTDAIYDENTQRWISRAEVAEIDFTAFSSRKTSEQIPGRLVVRRIPDLNPASGEGQTTLFDTWRFHAFFTTTDLDTVTADKTHRGHALIEQVHADLKDSALAHLPSGRFGANAAWLVCAAMAFNLTRAAATLTGPALAKARTGTIRRTLISVPARIASSARRLTLHLPRNWPWETAWNTLFHSLFGRNRPLLA, from the coding sequence ATGCAACTATCTCACACTCGTCCTGTGGCGTCAGCCCGCTTTGATGACCCCAATCTGGTGTCGTGTGCCGGGCTGGTCCCGATGGCCGCTCTGGCTCATCAGTGCGGGTTGAGCAGCCTGGCTGATGAGCACATCACGGTGCCGACCGACAAGGGCGCCAACGCCGGGGCGAAAGTCTTGTCGCTGGTCGCGGGCATGGTAGCTGGTGCTGACAGCATCGATGACATGGCCTTGCTGCGCCACGGCGCGATGGGCACCGTGTTCGACCGCCCGTACGCCCCGTCGACGCTGGGATCGTTCCTGCGCGAATTCAGCTTCGGTCATGTCCGCCAACTCGACGCCGTGGCGGCGCGGTTGCTGGCCGGTCTGCACGAACGCACTCCGGTGCTGGCCGGTGTTGACGGTCCGGTGTGTGTTGATCTCGATGACACCATCATCGAAGTGCACGGCTACACCAAACAGGGATCTGGTTACGGATACTCCGGGGTCCGTGGGTTAAATGCGCTGATCGCCACGCTCACCACTGAGCATGGTGCACCGATCATCTGCGGCCAACGCCTACGCAAAGGCGCCTGCGGATCAGCACGTGGAGCTGCCCGCATCGTCGGCGACACGCTGGCCACCGTGACACGACTGCGCTCTTCGGCGGCAGCCACCCGGCCGCTGCTGCGAGCCGACTCGGCGTTCTACGGCTACCCAACCGTGGCGGCTGCTCTGCGCGGTGGTGCCGACGTGTCGATCACCGTGCGCCTGGACCCAAAAGTCAAAGCCGCCATCGCCGCCATACCCGAGGACGCCTGGATCCCGATCCAGTACACCGACGCGATCTACGACGAGAACACCCAGCGCTGGATCTCGCGCGCCGAGGTCGCCGAGATCGACTTCACCGCGTTCAGCTCCCGCAAAACCAGCGAGCAGATCCCCGGCAGGCTGGTGGTGCGGCGCATCCCCGACCTCAACCCCGCCAGCGGCGAGGGGCAGACCACCCTGTTCGACACCTGGCGCTTCCATGCCTTCTTCACCACCACCGACCTCGATACCGTCACCGCCGACAAGACCCACCGCGGCCACGCGCTCATCGAGCAGGTCCACGCCGACCTCAAAGACTCTGCTCTGGCCCATCTGCCCTCGGGGCGATTCGGCGCCAACGCCGCCTGGCTGGTGTGCGCAGCGATGGCGTTCAACCTCACCCGCGCCGCGGCCACCCTGACCGGACCAGCGCTGGCCAAAGCCCGCACCGGCACCATCCGCCGCACCCTGATCAGCGTGCCGGCACGCATCGCCTCCTCGGCCCGACGCCTGACCCTGCACCTGCCACGCAACTGGCCCTGGGAAACCGCGTGGAACACCCTGTTCCACAGTCTGTTTGGCCGAAACCGGCCACTGCTGGCCTAA
- the dapD gene encoding 2,3,4,5-tetrahydropyridine-2,6-dicarboxylate N-succinyltransferase, whose product MTSATGASGVGVATIAADGSVLDTWFPAPELTADGPSGTSRLSVAEVPAELAALAGRDEDRDVEVVVVRTVIASLADKAVDAYDAYLRLHLLSHRLVAPHGLNAEGLFGVLTNVVWTSHGPCAVDGFEAVRAKLRRRGQVAVYGVDKFPRMVDYVLPSGVRIADADRVRLGAHLASGTTVMHEGFVNFNAGTLGSSMVEGRISAGVVVDDGSDIGGGASIMGTLSGGGTQVISVGKRCLLGANAGLGISLGDDCVIEAGLYVTAGTKVTLLDEGRTATTVKARELSGASNLLFRRNSVTGAVEVVKRDGTGITLNEALHAN is encoded by the coding sequence GTGACTTCCGCAACTGGTGCCTCTGGCGTCGGCGTCGCGACCATCGCGGCCGACGGTTCCGTTCTCGATACCTGGTTCCCCGCGCCGGAGCTGACCGCCGACGGACCGTCCGGAACGTCGCGGTTGTCGGTGGCAGAGGTACCTGCCGAACTCGCCGCGCTCGCCGGCCGGGACGAGGACCGCGACGTCGAGGTCGTCGTGGTGCGCACCGTGATCGCGTCGCTGGCGGACAAGGCCGTGGACGCCTATGACGCCTATCTGCGCCTGCATCTGCTGTCGCACCGCCTCGTCGCACCCCACGGGCTGAACGCCGAGGGACTGTTCGGAGTGCTGACCAACGTCGTGTGGACGAGTCATGGCCCGTGCGCGGTGGACGGTTTCGAGGCCGTGCGCGCGAAGCTGCGCCGCCGGGGACAGGTCGCGGTGTACGGCGTCGACAAGTTCCCTCGGATGGTCGACTACGTGTTGCCCTCCGGGGTGCGGATCGCCGACGCGGACCGGGTGCGCCTCGGCGCACATCTCGCGTCGGGCACCACGGTGATGCACGAGGGTTTCGTGAACTTCAATGCCGGCACCCTGGGCAGCTCGATGGTCGAGGGCAGGATCTCGGCGGGTGTCGTGGTCGACGACGGCTCCGACATCGGCGGCGGGGCATCGATCATGGGGACGCTGTCCGGTGGGGGCACGCAGGTCATCTCGGTGGGCAAGCGGTGTCTGCTCGGCGCCAACGCGGGCCTCGGCATCTCGCTGGGTGACGACTGCGTGATCGAGGCCGGGCTGTACGTCACGGCGGGCACGAAGGTGACCCTCCTCGACGAGGGTCGGACGGCCACGACTGTGAAGGCTCGCGAACTCTCCGGCGCGAGCAACCTGTTGTTCCGCCGCAACTCGGTGACCGGCGCCGTCGAGGTGGTCAAGCGCGATGGCACGGGAATCACCCTGAACGAGGCGCTGCACGCCAACTAG
- the dapE gene encoding succinyl-diaminopimelate desuccinylase, whose protein sequence is MLDLHADPITLTAALVDIPSESRHETRIADEIETALREQTTGFEVIRHGDAVLARTNFGKPSRVLLAGHTDTVPAADNLPSRLADGILHGCGTSDMKSGDAVFLHLAATIADPAHDITLVMYDCEEIEASANGLGRIERELPEWLAADVAILGEPSGGYIEAGCQGTLRVVVRATGTRAHSARSWLGDNAVHKLGDVLARLTAYRARSVDIDGCTYREGLSAVRIDGGVAGNVIPDAASVTVNFRFAPDRSVEQAHAHVLEVFDGLDVEIELTDSAAGALPGLTRPAAAALVEAAGGQVRAKYGWTDVSRFAALGIPAVNYGPGDPNLAHRVDEHVEVAQITAVTDMLRRYLTSIHR, encoded by the coding sequence GTGCTGGACCTACACGCCGACCCGATCACGCTGACCGCGGCGCTGGTGGACATCCCCAGCGAGTCGCGGCACGAGACCCGCATCGCCGACGAGATCGAGACCGCGCTGCGCGAACAGACCACCGGTTTCGAGGTCATCCGCCACGGCGACGCGGTGCTGGCGCGTACGAACTTCGGAAAGCCGTCTCGGGTGCTGCTCGCCGGCCACACCGACACCGTCCCCGCGGCCGACAACCTGCCGAGCCGGCTCGCCGACGGGATCCTGCACGGCTGCGGAACCTCGGACATGAAGTCCGGGGACGCGGTGTTCCTGCATCTGGCGGCCACCATCGCCGACCCTGCGCACGACATCACCCTGGTGATGTACGACTGCGAGGAGATCGAGGCGTCGGCCAACGGGCTGGGCCGGATCGAACGGGAGCTGCCGGAGTGGCTCGCCGCCGACGTCGCGATCCTGGGCGAACCGTCCGGGGGCTACATCGAAGCCGGCTGTCAGGGCACGCTGCGGGTGGTGGTGCGAGCCACGGGCACACGCGCGCACTCGGCGCGATCCTGGTTGGGCGACAACGCCGTTCACAAACTCGGCGACGTGCTGGCCCGGCTCACGGCGTATCGGGCACGCAGTGTCGACATCGATGGCTGCACCTACCGCGAGGGACTCTCGGCGGTGCGTATCGACGGAGGTGTGGCGGGCAACGTGATCCCGGACGCCGCGAGCGTCACCGTGAACTTCCGGTTCGCGCCGGACCGCAGCGTCGAGCAGGCCCATGCCCACGTCCTGGAGGTGTTCGACGGGCTCGATGTCGAGATCGAGCTCACCGACTCCGCGGCAGGCGCGCTGCCGGGACTGACCAGACCCGCCGCGGCCGCGCTCGTCGAGGCGGCCGGCGGACAGGTGCGTGCGAAGTACGGCTGGACCGACGTGTCGAGGTTCGCCGCCCTGGGCATCCCGGCGGTGAACTACGGTCCCGGCGACCCGAATCTCGCGCACCGCGTCGACGAACACGTCGAGGTCGCACAGATCACCGCGGTGACCGACATGCTGCGGCGCTACTTAACCTCGATCCACCGGTGA
- a CDS encoding VOC family protein, with protein sequence MGLRFSDICVDANDVRALAAWWAEVLGWPAEDTDDGDVVLRAPGGVGPDWLFLAVPEGKAVKNRIHFDFTPDDQQAEVERVIGLGARRVDIGQGEQTWVVLADPEGNEFCILAAGS encoded by the coding sequence GTGGGTTTGAGGTTCAGCGACATCTGCGTCGACGCGAACGATGTCCGTGCTCTGGCGGCGTGGTGGGCGGAGGTCCTCGGGTGGCCCGCCGAGGACACCGACGACGGGGATGTGGTGCTGCGGGCACCCGGCGGGGTGGGTCCGGACTGGCTGTTCCTCGCAGTGCCCGAGGGCAAGGCCGTCAAGAACCGCATCCACTTCGACTTCACCCCCGACGATCAGCAGGCCGAGGTCGAGCGGGTGATCGGACTCGGCGCCCGGCGGGTGGACATCGGTCAGGGTGAGCAGACCTGGGTGGTGCTGGCCGACCCCGAAGGCAACGAGTTCTGCATTCTGGCGGCCGGATCGTGA
- a CDS encoding M15 family metallopeptidase: MLVQTSITVPPAPVAQATPADTLSIGTGAVDTTGGWLPDGRPLSPFDTANPILSQLDPALLAAVQNAARAAQAGGVDMTVTSGWRSKGFQQRLFDDAVVAYGSVAAAAEYVATPEVSKHVLGQAVDIGPPEADHWLIANGRQFGLCQIYANEIWHFELTADAQGECAPLKPNAAG; encoded by the coding sequence ATGCTCGTCCAGACCAGCATCACGGTGCCGCCGGCCCCGGTTGCGCAGGCCACGCCCGCAGACACATTGAGCATCGGAACGGGCGCCGTGGACACCACCGGAGGCTGGCTCCCCGACGGTCGTCCGCTGTCACCGTTCGATACTGCGAATCCCATTCTGTCGCAACTGGATCCCGCGCTCCTCGCCGCCGTCCAGAATGCCGCACGCGCCGCGCAGGCCGGCGGTGTGGACATGACGGTGACCTCCGGCTGGCGCTCGAAAGGGTTCCAGCAGAGGCTGTTCGACGATGCCGTCGTCGCGTACGGCAGCGTCGCAGCCGCCGCCGAGTACGTCGCAACCCCCGAGGTGTCCAAACATGTCCTGGGCCAGGCTGTCGACATCGGCCCGCCCGAGGCCGACCACTGGCTGATCGCCAACGGACGGCAGTTCGGCCTCTGCCAGATCTATGCCAACGAGATCTGGCATTTCGAGCTCACCGCGGACGCGCAGGGCGAGTGCGCGCCGCTCAAACCCAACGCCGCGGGATAG